The following coding sequences are from one Anopheles bellator chromosome X, idAnoBellAS_SP24_06.2, whole genome shotgun sequence window:
- the LOC131213446 gene encoding protein gone early, with product MADSAARGTGCGDGANNNRNSDNNSNRTTSGRFSMVPVNQPPMVSYSTGVGDDDGGKVCVGTEVRPDDPGLEEAGRLLLQGGTISPADDATGSPVMMEELDDSSDHTFSVPSIVGHDENGSGNNRSSGAAPLLAATGGDPENGTLTRNEAALVVSVIGGSDTGDAAGGGGGGTNDSSYNSTRNRRKNFRCGLYARLLKLFEVSKKSERAFMVLGGICFALLLIVIVLAFCWPHIPDYLRMEVCMETDCFEASKQILTSAQPNVVACDEPYQWACGRFEEHFRTHAFREIYKGEWSPIAQHDYQRTLEAFQFIVQLPMTAMTYSAQRMIYTLYQRCSRLETGTDREGLNALRHILLDLGGWQVINEDRRHYWDLRENLRRVQPMYGAAPFFKLGVDTRNEPPYDYMITVTEGTLGLPSMEFYNLKESHPIIQAYHTLLINILSHMVVTSTENAQEFASKIYNYEKRIASSVMRAVRFEKFYHTHPQVQTLHQIGVVAPSLPIMEAAQAMFKGKKITENTPVMVSSPGTLRAISQVVATSDKEVLNDYFIWTVIWHFAPFVSREFRVSVHQFERAVHGAREREPMWYFCANLVRQWMPYGLQALRENTSLIVQEQRSSASGTLLPDKPLLQPILRSKRQQSPPYQHQHQQQQQQQQQGHASNLPLDSFEIGGTLNSNDAGDGSAGIEPDTLYDYQMTERISYDDELVKLIFYHLRGEYRRALENAPWVYEELARYLIDKLDTLRVQIGLPPELLRSELLLNDYYEQLVLDGLLFINNVKNQWDFTKRQMNRMLDNQTEAERILAEMYPALSSGELLRVQMQQGRNHDHHRTPLVDPLVRYSIGLNMVIVSRQRIQPPYFSHHYPISVNFARFGMDISYVLQMTLHTLTDQFRNVVAHEKDRDGANPGPKPENVFYGEAQKCMVRAFNYVPFIGRTMNETRLNLYLKLSAVGIASQAFGSLLAKLERNERIYESDISEKTTYEMLGLDRHRRLPGLQPYDEHQLFTLVFFQRHCSINHDKHKVPKLLMENDITEHDRFHFFWNRIASFGSSFDCKTEDYGDDAGDGVTKGRCSNVL from the exons ATGGCGGATTCGGCCGCTCGCGGCACCGGTTGTGGCGACggcgccaacaacaacaggaacagtgacaacaacagcaacagaaccACCAGTGGTCGTTTCAGTATGGTGCCAGTCAATCAGCCTCCGATGGTCTCCTACAGCACCGGTGTcggagacgacgacggtggcaaagTCTGCGTCGGTACCGAGGTTCGTCCGGATGATCCCGGACTGGAGGAGGCTGGgcgcctgctgctgcaaggGGGTACCATCTCTCCCGCGGACgatgccaccggaagcccggTGATGATGGAGGAGCTGGATGATAGCAGCGATCACACCTTCTCCGTTCCATCCATCGTCGGCCACGACGAAAACGGTTCCGGCAACAACAGGTCGTCCGGGGCGGCGCCACTGCTCGCCGCGACGGGAGGCGATCCTGAGAACGGAACCTTGACACGGAACGAGGCCGCCCTGGTTGTGTCGGTGATTGGTGGCAGCGACACGggggatgctgctggtggtggtggtggaggcacCAACGACTCGTCCTACAACTCGACCCGGAACCGGCGCAAAAACTTCCGTTGTG GACTCTATGCCCGTTTGCTGAAGCTGTTCGAGGTGTCGAAGAAGTCGGAGCGTGCGTTCATGGTGCTCGGTGGGATCTGCTTcgcactgctgctgatcgtcATCGTGCTGGCGTTCTGCTGGCCCCACATTCCGGATTATCTGCGCATGGAAGTGTGCATGGAGACGGACTGTTTCGAGGCAAGCAAACAG ATACTGACCTCGGCTCAACCGAATGTGGTGGCCTGCGACGAACCGTACCAGTGGGCCTGTGGGCGGTTCGAGGAACACTTCCGGACGCACGCCTTCCGCGAGATTTACAAAGGCGAATGGTCACCGATTGCGCAGCACGACTACCAGCGCACACTGGAGGCGTTCCAGTTCATCGTCCAGCTGCCGATGACCGCCATGACCTACTCGGCCCAGCGCATGATCTACACGCTGTACCAGCGGTGCAGCCGGCTGGAAACGGGGACGGATCGCGAAGGTCTCAACGCGCTCCGTCACATTCTGCTCGATCTGG GTGGATGGCAGGTGATTAACGAGGACCGCCGGCATTACTGGGATCTGCGGGAAAATCTTCGCCGCGTGCAACCAATGTACGGCGCGGCGCCCTTCTTCAAGCTCGGCGTTGACACACGCAACGAGCCACCGTACGACTACATGATCACCGTGACCGAGGGCACCCTGGGACTGCCGAGCATGGAGTTCTACAACCTCAAGGAGAGCCACCCG ATCATTCAGGCCTACCACACGCTGCTGATCAACATCCTGTCGCACATGGTGGTAACGTCGACGGAGAACGCGCAGGAGTTTGCGAGCAAAATCTACAACTACGAGAAGCGCATCGCGAGCAGCGTGATGCGTGCCGTGCGATTCGAGAAGTTTTACCACACCCATCCGCAAGTGCAAACGTTGCACCAGATCGGGGTCGTGGCACCGTCG CTGCCGATCATGGAAGCGGCTCAGGCAATGTTCAAGGGCAAGAAGATCACCGAGAACACGCCCGTGATGGTGTCGAGCCCGGGGACGCTGCGCGCGATATCGCAGGTGGTGGCGACCAGCGACAAGGAGGTGCTGAACGACTACTTCATCTGGACGGTGATCTGGCACTTTGCGCCGTTCGTGTCGCGCGAGTTCCGCGTCTCGGTGCACCAGTTCGAGCGGGCGGTGCACGGGGCCAGGGAGCGCGAACCGATGTGGTACTTCTGCGCGAACCTCGTCCGCCAGTGGATGCCGTACGGGTTGCAGGCGTTGCGCGAAAACACGTCCCTGATCGTGCAGGAACagcgcagcagcgccagcggcACCCTGCTCCCCGACAAGCCCCTGCTACAGCCGATACTGCGTTCGAAGCGTCAGCAATCGCCGCCctaccagcaccagcaccagcaacagcagcaacagcagcagcaagggcACGCCAGCAACTTACCGCTGGATTCGTTCGAGATTGGCGGTACGCTGAACAGCAACGATGCTGGCGATGGGTCGGCGGGCATCGAGCCGGACACTCTCTACGACTACCAGATGACCGAACGGATCAgctacgacgacgagctggTGAAGCTGATCTTCTACCATCTGCGCGGCGAGTACAGGCGCGCGCTGGAGAATGCACCCTGGGTGTACGAGGAGCTGGCGCGCTATCTCATCGACAAGCTGGACACGCTGCGGGTGCAGATCGGCCTTCCGCCGGAGCTGCTACgcagcgagctgctgctgaacgattACTACGAACAGCTCGTGCTGGACGGGCTGCTGTTCATCAACAACGTCAAAAACCAGTGGGACTTCACCAAGCGGCAGATGAACCGGATGCTGGACAATCAGACCGAGGCCGAGCGCATCCTGGCGGAGATGTACCCGGCGCTCTCGTCGGGCGAGCTGCTGCGGGTGCAGATGCAGCAGGGACGgaaccacgaccaccaccggacccCGCTGGTGGACCCGCTGGTGCGGTACTCGATCGGGCTCAACATGGTGATCGTTTCGCGGCAGCGCATCCAGCCGCCATACTTTAGCCATCACTACCCAAT CTCCGTTAACTTCGCTCGTTTCGGAATGGACATAAGCTATGTGCTGCAGATGACACTGCACACGCTCACGGATCAGTTTCGGAACGTGGTAGCTCACGAGAAGGACCGCGATGGCGCCAATCCaggcccgaaaccggaaaacgtTTTCTATGGCGAGGCACAAAAGTGTATGGTTCG cgCATTCAACTACGTACCGTTCATCGGGCGTACCATGAACGAAACGCGTCTCAATCTCTACCTCAAGCTATCGGCGGTGGGCATAGCTTCGCAGGCGTTTGGTTCGCTCCTGGCCAAGCTCGAGCGCAACGAGCGCATCTACGAGAGCGACATCTCCGAGAAGACAACGTACGAGATGCTGGGTTTggaccggcaccgccggctgCCTGGGCTACAGCCGTACGACGAGCACCAGCTGTTTACGCTCGTTTTCTTCCAGCGCCACTGCTCCATCAACCACGACAAGCACAAGGTGCCGAAGCTGCTGATGGAGAACGACATCACCGAGCATGACCG ATTCCACTTCTTCTGGAACCGAATAGCGTCGTTCGGGTCTTCGTTTGATTGCAAAACGGAGGACTACGGTGACgatgccggtgacggtgttaCCAAAGGTCGTTGCAGCAACGTTCTTTGA